One window of the Flavobacteriaceae bacterium YJPT1-3 genome contains the following:
- a CDS encoding saccharopine dehydrogenase C-terminal domain-containing protein — protein MRKILVIGAGKSTGILVDYLLEKSTSEDLFITVGDLHLEQAQRLTGTHSRAQAIALDVHMELQRQQAIQDADLVISMLPARFHIEAAKDCITFGKSLVTASYVSEEMERLDASAKAKQLTFMNEIGLDPGLDHMSAMQVIDRIREQGGKMLLFESFTGGLVAPESDTNLWNYKFTWNPRNVVLAGQGGAAEFIQEGTYKYIPYQRLFRRTEFLEVEGYGRFEAYANRNSLKYRSIYGLDDVLTLYRGTMRRVGFSKAWNVFVQLGMTDDSYQLQETEQMSYKEFVNLFLPYSPTDSVALKLRHNLKIDQDDLLWDKLIELDIFNPHKKIGLKNATPAQCLQRILEDKWTLDPEDKDMIVMYHKFGYEQQGERKQIDSTMVSVGKNQRHTAMAKTVGLPVGMAALRILNGSIHLPGVQRPIQKEVYQPILKELEDYDIQFKEYDVPYLGYNPDNVGG, from the coding sequence ATGCGCAAGATTCTTGTTATAGGAGCCGGTAAATCAACGGGCATACTGGTAGACTATCTTTTGGAAAAATCAACAAGCGAAGACCTTTTCATTACCGTAGGGGATCTGCATCTAGAACAGGCGCAGCGCTTAACCGGAACACACAGCAGAGCTCAGGCCATTGCTTTGGATGTACATATGGAATTACAGCGCCAGCAAGCCATCCAGGATGCCGACCTTGTTATTTCTATGCTACCGGCCCGATTCCATATCGAGGCCGCCAAAGACTGCATCACTTTTGGTAAATCGCTGGTGACTGCTTCCTATGTGAGTGAGGAAATGGAACGATTGGACGCTTCCGCGAAAGCGAAACAACTCACCTTTATGAATGAGATCGGACTTGATCCGGGACTGGATCACATGAGCGCCATGCAGGTGATCGATCGAATTCGCGAACAGGGAGGGAAAATGCTACTCTTCGAATCTTTTACCGGAGGTTTGGTCGCCCCGGAAAGCGATACCAATCTTTGGAATTATAAATTCACCTGGAACCCGCGCAATGTAGTTTTGGCCGGTCAGGGCGGAGCGGCTGAGTTTATTCAGGAGGGCACCTACAAATACATTCCCTACCAACGCTTGTTCCGGCGCACTGAATTTTTAGAGGTGGAAGGCTACGGGCGTTTTGAAGCCTACGCCAACAGAAATTCGCTCAAATACCGCAGCATTTACGGGCTGGATGATGTGCTTACCTTGTATCGGGGAACGATGCGCCGGGTAGGTTTCTCTAAGGCCTGGAATGTTTTTGTGCAGTTGGGAATGACTGACGACAGCTATCAGTTGCAGGAAACGGAGCAAATGAGCTACAAGGAATTTGTCAATCTCTTTTTGCCGTATTCACCTACCGACTCCGTGGCCTTAAAGCTTAGGCACAATCTGAAGATCGACCAGGATGATCTGCTCTGGGATAAACTGATCGAACTCGATATTTTCAATCCCCACAAGAAAATAGGACTAAAAAATGCGACTCCGGCCCAATGCCTACAGCGTATACTGGAGGATAAATGGACCCTCGATCCTGAAGACAAAGACATGATCGTCATGTATCACAAATTTGGCTACGAACAGCAGGGAGAGCGGAAGCAAATTGACAGTACCATGGTCAGTGTGGGAAAAAATCAGCGGCATACGGCCATGGCTAAAACAGTAGGCCTGCCCGTTGGCATGGCTGCCTTACGCATCCTGAATGGTTCTATTCACTTACCCGGCGTTCAGCGCCCCATACAAAAAGAGGTCTATCAACCCATCCTGAAAGAATTGGAAGACTATGACATTCAGTTTAAAGAATACGACGTTCCCTATTTGGGATATAACCCGGACAATGTAGGCGGCTAA
- a CDS encoding zinc metallopeptidase, with the protein MFTGYMGYYVIVGAIALVSWLVSSKLKSKFNHYSKVHLQNGMSGAQIAQKMLDDHGINDVQVISVQGRLTDHYNPAKKTVNLSEAVYNQRNAAAAAVAAHEVGHAVQHAQAYSWLQMRSKLVPVVSVASGLSQWVIIGGIVLMASTGFGQTVAILGLLMFGMGTLFSFITLPVEYDASNRALAWLKRENMVTPKEYEGSKDALKWAARTYVVAAVGSLATLLYFALQILGARR; encoded by the coding sequence ATGTTTACAGGATATATGGGCTACTACGTCATCGTAGGTGCAATTGCACTGGTGAGTTGGTTGGTCAGCTCCAAATTAAAAAGCAAATTCAATCACTACTCGAAGGTGCATCTTCAAAATGGAATGAGCGGTGCACAGATCGCCCAGAAAATGTTGGACGACCACGGCATCAATGACGTGCAGGTGATCTCCGTACAAGGCCGGTTGACTGATCATTACAATCCCGCTAAGAAAACTGTGAATCTTAGTGAGGCCGTATACAATCAACGCAATGCGGCAGCAGCTGCAGTGGCTGCCCATGAGGTAGGACATGCGGTGCAGCACGCCCAGGCGTACAGTTGGTTACAAATGCGTTCCAAATTAGTTCCGGTCGTCAGTGTGGCTTCCGGATTGTCACAATGGGTCATCATTGGAGGGATCGTGCTTATGGCCAGTACCGGATTTGGTCAAACCGTAGCTATTCTTGGATTGCTCATGTTTGGAATGGGAACGCTCTTTAGTTTCATCACTTTACCCGTGGAATACGATGCCAGTAATCGTGCCCTGGCCTGGCTCAAGCGCGAAAATATGGTGACGCCCAAAGAGTATGAAGGATCGAAAGATGCGCTGAAATGGGCAGCCCGTACCTATGTGGTTGCGGCTGTGGGCTCCCTGGCGACACTGCTTTATTTTGCCCTACAGATCTTGGGTGCTCGCAGATAA
- a CDS encoding Lrp/AsnC ligand binding domain-containing protein → MKVVNQEIVIDGIDKIILRALMEDARTPILEIARQVGISGAAVHQRMRKLEKSGLIKGSKFVIDPKILGYRTMAFIGVYLDRAANNARAVRQLKDIPEVIECHYTTGNWSVLIKILCKNNEDLMVLLNKKIQAIDGVSRTETFISLDQQIERQIKI, encoded by the coding sequence ATGAAAGTTGTTAATCAGGAAATCGTCATTGACGGTATCGATAAGATCATTCTCAGAGCGCTCATGGAGGACGCCCGTACTCCTATTCTTGAAATTGCCCGTCAGGTGGGTATTTCGGGGGCAGCAGTCCATCAACGTATGCGCAAATTGGAAAAATCCGGATTGATCAAAGGCTCTAAATTTGTGATTGATCCCAAGATCTTAGGCTATCGTACTATGGCTTTTATTGGGGTTTACTTGGATCGAGCCGCCAATAACGCACGAGCCGTACGCCAACTCAAAGACATCCCGGAAGTGATTGAATGTCATTACACCACCGGAAACTGGTCTGTATTGATCAAAATTCTCTGCAAGAACAATGAAGATCTAATGGTCCTTTTGAACAAAAAAATTCAGGCCATTGATGGCGTATCCCGCACGGAAACATTCATCTCGCTCGATCAACAAATTGAGCGCCAGATCAAGATCTAA
- a CDS encoding class I tRNA ligase family protein — protein MQYDHQAIEKKWQRTWKEQGTFEASNSSDKPKYYVLDMFPYPSGAGLHVGHPLGYIASDIYARYKRHQGHNVLHPMGYDSFGLPAEQYAIQTGQHPAITTQENIARYREQLDRIGFSFDWSREVRTSDPDYYRWTQWIFIQLFESWYNHKSDKAEPIETLIAHFEKQGTAHLEASHDEDAPDFTAEEWKQFSSDEQQRQLLKYRLTYLAESEVNWCPELGTVLANDEIINGVSERGGYPVVRKKMTQWSMRITAYAQRLLDGLDGIDWPQPLKDSQTYWIGRSEGALVHFNVYQSGNQKLSDHQISAFTTRPDTIFGVSFMTLAPEHELVTQITTPEQRQEVEAYVAASAKRSERDRMADVKTITGAFTGAYAQHPFTKEPIPIWIGDYVLAGYGTGAVMSVPCGDQRDYDFAKHFDIAIPNVFEDVDISEEAFADKEKTIITNSDFLNGLPYAEALTTAIAALEEIGRGQGKVNYRLRDAVFSRQRYWGEPFPVYYINGLPQMIEAKHLPLRLPEVEKYLPTEEGEPPLGRAEVWAWDSNKNSVVSKELIDESKGVYPLELNTMPGWAGSSWYFFRYMEKVLRDEVFASAKAMQYWENVDLYIGGSEHATGHLLYSRFWVKFLYDRKLVPVEEPFKKLINQGMILGQSAFVYRLREVPGFEGQGEEFIDAVKNHPIIISAALKEKLENGHIEIKDFSKDLLSILKGVFGSKIVKASVHTDKIQPLHVDVNLVNASDQLDVMRFANRFSDFEEAVFIGDSGRRIIEGSDEIFTVGREVEKMSKSKYNVVNPDQICEEYGADTLRMYEMFLGPLEQAKPWNTAGITGVYSFLKKFWRLYHSGDSGSFQVTEDSASKESLKTLHKTIKKVQEDIESFSFNTSVSTFMIAVNELSSQKCTTREVLEPLVVLLSPYAPHIAEELWALLGHKESVSQTPFPKFEEKHLIESTKEYPISFNGKMKFLKELSLDLSKEEIEAAVLADERTQQQLDGRTPKKVIVVPGKIVNLVG, from the coding sequence ATGCAATACGATCACCAGGCTATAGAAAAGAAATGGCAACGCACTTGGAAAGAACAAGGCACTTTTGAAGCCAGCAATTCCAGCGATAAGCCAAAATATTATGTCTTAGATATGTTTCCTTATCCTTCCGGAGCCGGATTGCACGTAGGCCATCCCCTGGGGTATATTGCCAGTGACATCTATGCTCGCTACAAGCGGCATCAGGGGCATAATGTATTGCATCCCATGGGTTACGATTCTTTTGGCCTTCCGGCGGAACAGTACGCTATTCAAACCGGGCAGCATCCGGCGATCACCACTCAGGAAAATATTGCACGTTATCGCGAGCAATTGGACCGCATCGGCTTTTCTTTTGACTGGAGCCGGGAGGTACGAACCAGCGACCCGGACTACTACCGCTGGACCCAATGGATATTTATCCAATTGTTCGAAAGTTGGTACAACCACAAAAGCGACAAGGCTGAACCGATTGAGACCTTAATCGCCCATTTCGAAAAGCAGGGAACTGCCCATTTAGAAGCCAGTCACGATGAGGATGCACCCGATTTTACTGCTGAGGAGTGGAAGCAATTCTCTTCGGATGAACAGCAAAGGCAATTATTAAAATACCGCCTGACCTATTTGGCCGAGTCAGAAGTGAACTGGTGTCCGGAATTGGGCACGGTGCTGGCCAATGATGAGATCATCAACGGGGTCTCTGAGCGCGGAGGCTATCCGGTAGTTCGCAAGAAAATGACCCAGTGGAGCATGCGCATCACGGCTTACGCCCAGCGCTTGCTGGACGGCCTGGACGGCATAGACTGGCCCCAACCGCTTAAGGATTCTCAAACCTATTGGATCGGTCGGTCGGAAGGAGCTTTGGTACACTTCAACGTATATCAATCTGGAAATCAAAAGCTTTCTGATCATCAAATCTCCGCCTTTACTACCCGTCCTGATACCATCTTTGGAGTTTCTTTTATGACCCTGGCACCGGAGCACGAATTGGTGACTCAAATCACCACACCTGAGCAGCGGCAGGAGGTAGAGGCCTATGTGGCCGCCAGTGCCAAACGCTCGGAACGCGATCGAATGGCCGATGTCAAAACCATCACCGGAGCGTTTACCGGCGCTTATGCCCAGCATCCGTTTACCAAAGAGCCTATTCCCATCTGGATCGGCGACTATGTGCTGGCCGGATACGGTACCGGCGCGGTCATGAGTGTTCCCTGCGGAGACCAGAGGGACTACGATTTTGCCAAACACTTCGATATTGCGATCCCCAATGTGTTCGAAGATGTTGATATCAGTGAGGAAGCTTTTGCAGACAAGGAGAAGACCATCATTACCAATTCTGATTTCCTCAACGGCCTGCCTTATGCAGAAGCGCTCACCACAGCCATTGCGGCCCTGGAAGAGATTGGTCGGGGCCAGGGGAAGGTTAACTACCGCTTACGCGACGCGGTCTTCAGTCGGCAGCGCTACTGGGGAGAGCCTTTTCCGGTCTACTACATCAATGGCCTGCCTCAGATGATTGAAGCAAAACATCTGCCTTTGCGCTTGCCGGAAGTAGAAAAATATTTACCTACTGAAGAAGGGGAGCCCCCCTTAGGCCGTGCTGAGGTCTGGGCCTGGGACAGCAATAAAAACTCGGTAGTGTCCAAGGAGTTGATTGATGAAAGCAAGGGTGTTTATCCTTTAGAATTAAACACCATGCCGGGCTGGGCGGGAAGCAGCTGGTATTTCTTCCGCTATATGGAGAAAGTCTTACGTGATGAAGTCTTTGCTTCCGCGAAAGCGATGCAGTACTGGGAAAATGTGGACCTGTATATAGGTGGGAGTGAGCATGCCACCGGGCACTTGCTCTACAGTCGGTTCTGGGTGAAGTTTCTATACGATCGTAAGCTCGTGCCCGTTGAAGAGCCCTTTAAAAAACTGATCAATCAGGGCATGATCTTAGGGCAGAGTGCCTTTGTTTATAGGTTGAGAGAGGTTCCAGGTTTTGAAGGCCAAGGAGAGGAGTTCATAGATGCTGTCAAAAATCACCCAATCATAATTTCTGCAGCTCTAAAAGAAAAATTAGAAAATGGGCACATTGAAATTAAAGATTTTAGTAAAGACTTACTTTCAATTTTAAAGGGCGTTTTTGGGTCAAAAATAGTAAAGGCTTCAGTCCATACTGATAAAATTCAGCCTCTCCATGTTGATGTCAATTTGGTGAATGCGTCGGATCAACTCGATGTAATGCGTTTTGCTAACAGATTTTCAGATTTTGAGGAAGCTGTTTTTATTGGCGATTCTGGAAGAAGGATAATTGAAGGAAGTGATGAGATATTTACAGTAGGCCGTGAGGTCGAAAAAATGTCCAAATCCAAATACAACGTCGTCAATCCGGATCAGATTTGTGAAGAATACGGGGCAGATACGCTGCGGATGTATGAAATGTTCTTAGGGCCTTTAGAACAGGCCAAACCCTGGAATACCGCTGGAATTACCGGAGTCTATTCTTTTTTGAAGAAATTCTGGAGACTCTATCATTCGGGGGATTCCGGAAGTTTCCAGGTGACCGAAGATTCCGCTTCTAAGGAGAGCTTGAAAACCTTGCACAAGACCATCAAAAAGGTGCAGGAGGATATTGAATCCTTCAGTTTCAACACCTCGGTGTCTACCTTTATGATCGCGGTCAATGAACTGAGCAGTCAGAAGTGCACTACGCGCGAAGTGCTGGAGCCCTTAGTGGTGCTTTTATCGCCCTACGCGCCCCATATCGCCGAAGAACTTTGGGCGCTTTTGGGACATAAGGAAAGCGTGTCGCAAACTCCCTTTCCCAAGTTTGAGGAAAAGCATTTGATCGAAAGCACCAAGGAGTACCCCATCTCTTTCAACGGGAAAATGAAATTCTTAAAGGAGCTCTCCCTCGATTTGAGTAAGGAGGAAATTGAAGCCGCCGTACTGGCCGATGAGCGTACCCAACAGCAGTTGGACGGGCGCACGCCTAAAAAGGTGATCGTGGTCCCCGGCAAAATCGTTAATCTAGTGGGTTGA
- a CDS encoding permease-like cell division protein FtsX has translation MSSSFEKYQRRRLISSYFSVVISIALVLFLLGLLGLLVLNTKKVADHFKEQIAMTIYLKDSAKEVEINQLEKSLALADYTKSTRFISKEEAAEEHSKDIGEDFMEFLGYNPLQNSIDVFLKADFVSAIQVREISEEIASKDFVEEVSYDQPLIALLNDNIKKISLWVLILSGVFTFIAVLLINSSIRLSVYAKRFTIKTMQMVGATKRFIRKPFVWKSVRLGMLGALIAMLGMGGVLYYLNATFPQLGLIGEPVMLAVLFSGIFILGIIITWISTFIATSRFLNLRTDELYY, from the coding sequence ATGTCCAGTTCCTTTGAGAAATACCAAAGACGCCGACTGATCTCTTCCTATTTTTCGGTAGTGATCAGTATTGCTTTGGTGCTCTTCTTATTGGGATTATTGGGTTTGCTGGTACTGAACACCAAAAAGGTTGCCGATCACTTTAAAGAGCAGATCGCGATGACCATCTATCTGAAGGACAGCGCCAAGGAAGTAGAGATCAATCAGCTCGAAAAAAGTCTGGCCCTGGCCGACTACACCAAATCAACCCGCTTTATTTCTAAAGAAGAGGCGGCGGAAGAGCACAGTAAGGATATTGGAGAAGATTTTATGGAGTTCCTGGGGTATAACCCTTTGCAGAACAGTATTGATGTTTTCCTCAAAGCCGATTTCGTCTCTGCTATTCAGGTACGCGAGATCAGTGAAGAGATCGCCAGTAAAGATTTCGTTGAAGAGGTTTCTTACGATCAACCGTTGATCGCCCTGCTCAATGACAACATCAAAAAGATCAGCCTGTGGGTGCTTATCCTATCAGGAGTATTCACCTTCATCGCCGTTTTACTGATCAACAGCTCCATACGTCTGAGTGTGTATGCCAAACGATTTACCATCAAGACCATGCAAATGGTAGGGGCGACCAAACGATTTATCCGTAAACCTTTTGTTTGGAAGAGTGTTCGCCTGGGCATGTTGGGCGCCTTGATCGCCATGCTGGGTATGGGAGGGGTGCTGTATTACCTCAATGCGACCTTTCCCCAGTTGGGACTGATTGGCGAACCGGTGATGCTGGCCGTTTTATTCAGTGGTATTTTCATACTAGGAATTATTATCACCTGGATCAGTACCTTTATTGCCACCAGTCGGTTTTTGAATTTACGCACTGACGAACTGTATTACTAA
- a CDS encoding DUF423 domain-containing protein: MDKQLALLGLFLGGSAVVLGAFGAHALEAQLTADALATFDVGIRYQMVHALLSLFLALACAWDAQQILFTGRVRRVLFSLLLAGVLLFSGSIYGLSTNELTAFDFTTIALLTPLGGTLLIGVWVYLFLLVFKKL, translated from the coding sequence ATGGACAAACAATTAGCGTTATTGGGACTATTTTTAGGTGGGAGTGCAGTAGTTCTTGGCGCCTTTGGCGCACATGCTCTGGAAGCGCAACTCACGGCCGATGCCCTAGCTACTTTTGACGTCGGAATTCGCTACCAAATGGTACATGCATTGCTAAGCCTCTTTTTGGCCCTGGCGTGCGCCTGGGATGCTCAACAGATTCTTTTCACTGGCCGCGTACGTCGCGTCTTATTTTCACTTTTGCTTGCTGGGGTTCTTTTATTTTCAGGATCGATTTACGGTTTATCAACCAATGAATTGACCGCCTTTGATTTTACTACGATTGCACTACTGACGCCGCTTGGTGGCACTTTATTGATTGGGGTTTGGGTGTACCTATTCCTGCTGGTGTTCAAAAAATTATGA
- the ald gene encoding alanine dehydrogenase, which translates to MIIGIPKEIKNNENRVGMTPAGVLELTRRGHEVLVQAAAGFHSGFSDEQYTKVGAQILDTIEEVYAQAEMIVKVKEPIASEYPLIRENQVVFTYFHFASSAPLTLAMIASKSICIAYETVEEEDRSLPLLIPMSEVAGRMAIQQGARYLEKPVKGRGVLLGGVPGVTPGKVLVLGAGVVGIQAAKMAAGLGAHVTILDINMKRLRYVNDIMPPHVVTEFSSEMNIRKHVQTHDLIIGGVLIPGAKAPKLVTRDMLKLMRPGTVVVDVAVDQGGCIETSRPTTHEDPVFIIDDVVHYCVANMPGAVPYTSTVALTNVTMPYVLELADKGWEKACEENKPLGKGLNIVKGEVVYKEILEAFDLEQEA; encoded by the coding sequence ATGATCATAGGCATTCCCAAAGAGATTAAGAACAACGAAAATCGAGTAGGAATGACTCCGGCAGGAGTCCTGGAATTGACCCGACGCGGTCATGAAGTGCTGGTGCAGGCTGCTGCAGGCTTCCACAGTGGTTTCTCTGATGAACAATACACAAAAGTAGGCGCTCAAATTCTGGATACCATTGAAGAGGTGTATGCTCAGGCGGAAATGATCGTCAAAGTCAAAGAACCCATCGCTTCTGAATACCCATTGATCCGTGAAAACCAGGTAGTCTTTACCTACTTTCATTTCGCCTCAAGTGCCCCACTTACTTTGGCCATGATCGCTAGCAAGAGTATTTGTATCGCTTATGAAACCGTAGAAGAGGAAGATCGCAGTTTGCCGTTGCTCATCCCCATGAGTGAGGTGGCCGGTCGTATGGCTATCCAACAAGGAGCACGTTACCTGGAGAAACCCGTAAAAGGGCGGGGTGTACTGCTGGGAGGTGTTCCCGGAGTGACTCCGGGAAAGGTATTGGTGCTGGGCGCCGGCGTGGTTGGGATACAGGCGGCCAAAATGGCGGCCGGTTTGGGGGCTCATGTGACCATACTGGATATCAACATGAAACGTTTGCGTTATGTCAATGACATCATGCCACCCCATGTGGTGACCGAGTTTTCCTCAGAAATGAATATTCGAAAACACGTTCAAACTCACGACCTGATCATTGGGGGTGTGCTTATTCCGGGGGCCAAGGCACCCAAACTAGTCACGCGAGATATGCTGAAATTGATGCGACCGGGTACGGTTGTGGTCGATGTGGCCGTTGATCAGGGGGGCTGTATAGAAACCAGCCGTCCTACCACGCACGAAGATCCGGTCTTTATCATTGACGATGTGGTGCATTATTGTGTAGCCAATATGCCCGGGGCTGTGCCCTACACCTCCACGGTAGCGCTAACCAATGTCACGATGCCTTATGTGTTGGAGTTAGCCGACAAAGGCTGGGAAAAGGCCTGTGAAGAGAATAAACCCCTGGGCAAAGGATTGAATATTGTCAAAGGAGAGGTTGTTTACAAAGAAATCCTGGAAGCTTTCGATCTGGAGCAAGAAGCTTAA